In Runella sp. SP2, the genomic window TACCCGCTTTCGTTGGCTATTAAGCCGTTGGTATCGGCCATTGCGGCGGGAAATGTTGCCATCATCAAGCCGTCAGAAATGACGCCCAATACCTCGGGATTTATCAAAAAAATGATTGGTGAATTGTTTGATGAAAACGAAGTGGCGGTAGTAGAAGGCGATGCGACTGTCGCCACGGAGCTGTTGAAACTACCATTTAATCATATCTTTTTTACGGGAGCGCCTTCCATTGGTAAAATAGTGATGCGCGCGGCGGCGGAGCATTTGGCTTCGGTGACGCTGGAGCTGGGAGGAAAGTCGCCTAATATCATCGACGAAACGGCAGATATTCAGAAAGCGGCTGAAATGACGGCTTGGAGTAAATGTTTGAACAACGGTCAAACCTGCATTGCGGCTGATTACGTGATGATTCATGAGTCGAAAAAAGACGCATTTGTCAATGCCTATCGCGAAGTTGTCAAAAAGATGTACACCTCAGACGGCTACAAAGTGGAAGCCTCCGATAGCTACGCCCGCATTGTAAACCAACGTCATTTTCAGCGCATTAAAGGGTATCTGAACGACGCCGTAGAAAAGGGCGCTAAAATTGAAGTAGGAGGGGCGACCATTGCTGACCAAAACTTTATTGAACCAACGCTCCTTACCCATGTCAACGACGGCATGAAAGTGATGCAAGAGGAGATTTTTGGGCCTGTGCTACCCGTACTGACCTACCGCGATAAAGAGGAGGTGATTGGGTACGTTAACAGCAAAGAAAAACC contains:
- a CDS encoding aldehyde dehydrogenase family protein, which translates into the protein MIVQEPVVHADCKRIFEKQRRKAAYIALTDANERKEKLQKIQAYLMEHQAEVEKVMYDDFRKPASEVLLGEVYSITSEIKFACKNLKRWMAPQRLSTPMGMIGTVSYIKHEPKGNVLIISPWNYPLSLAIKPLVSAIAAGNVAIIKPSEMTPNTSGFIKKMIGELFDENEVAVVEGDATVATELLKLPFNHIFFTGAPSIGKIVMRAAAEHLASVTLELGGKSPNIIDETADIQKAAEMTAWSKCLNNGQTCIAADYVMIHESKKDAFVNAYREVVKKMYTSDGYKVEASDSYARIVNQRHFQRIKGYLNDAVEKGAKIEVGGATIADQNFIEPTLLTHVNDGMKVMQEEIFGPVLPVLTYRDKEEVIGYVNSKEKPLALYIHSNSQRSIDYFLNNTTAGDTVINDMMLQFSNAEVPFGGVNNSGIGKSNGFFGFQEMSNLRGVTKRQFGTMKFIYPPYTDKVKKLIELFIKYF